One part of the Podarcis muralis chromosome 3, rPodMur119.hap1.1, whole genome shotgun sequence genome encodes these proteins:
- the ENAH gene encoding protein enabled homolog isoform X5, whose protein sequence is MMEQVAEENLEIVIDSEQSICQARAAVMVYDDANKKWVPAGGSTGFSRVHIYHHTGNNTFRVVGRKIQDHQVVINCAIPKGLKYNQATQTFHQWRDARQVYGLNFGSKEDANVFASAMMHALEVLNSQDSGPTLPRQNAQLPPQVQNGPSQEDLEIQRRQLQEQQRQKELERERLERDRLERERLERERLERERLERERLEKERLERERLEQEHLERERLERERQERDRQERLERERQERERQEQERAEWERQEREHQDQLEREQLEWERERKLSSAGVIQGPPAPPPPPPLPPGPVQSPPAVPPPPGPPPPPPLPPSGPPPPPPPPLPNQVPPPPPAPPLPPAGFSMGSMYEDHRPLTGLAAALAGAKLRKVSRNEDSPNTSGGASSASPKTDTGRGNGPLPLGGSGLMEEMSALLARRRRIAEKGSSEAETKEEKNEEPEHSASKPPSTSTPELTRKPWERTSAMNGSKSPIISRPKSASSGQPSTNGVQSEGLDYDRLKQDILDEMRKELTKLKEELIDAIRQELSKSNTA, encoded by the exons TGAGCAGAGCATCTGCCAAGCACGGGCTGCTGTAATGGTCTATGATGATGCTAATAAGAAGTGGGTACCAGCTGGTGGATCTACTGGATTTAGCAGAGTTCATATATATCATCATACAGGCAACAATACATTTAGAGTAGTTGGCAGAAAGATTCAGGATCATCAG gtgGTAATAAATTGTGCCATTCCAAAAGGATTGAAGTACAATCAAGCAACACAGACGTTTCATCAGTGGCGGGATGCTAGGCAAGTGTACGGGCTCAACTTTGGCAGCAAAGAAGATGCCAATGTCTTCGCAAGTGCCATGATGCATGCCTTAGAAGTGTTAAATTCACAAGACTCTG GTCCAACGTTGCCTCGACAAAATGCACAACTTCCCCCACAGGTGCAAAATGGCCCATCACAAGAAGATTTAGAAATCCAGAGAAG GCAGCTGCAGGAGCAGCAACGGCAAAAGGAGTTGGAAAGGGAGCGGCTGGAACGCGACAGGCTGGAGCGCGAGAGGCTGGAGAGGGAAAGACTAGAACGAGAGAGACTGGAGCGCGAGAGGCTGGAGAAGGAGAGGCTGGAACGAGAGCGGCTAGAACAGGAGCACCTGGAGAGGGAGCGGCTGGAGAGGGAGCGGCAAGAGCGAGACCGGCAGGAgcgcctggagagagagaggcaagagcGGGAAAGGCAGGAGCAGGAGAGAGCAGAATGGGAAAGGCAAGAAAGGGAGCACCAGGACCAACTGGAAAGAGAGCAGCTGGaatgggaaagagaaagaaaactgtCAAGCGCTG gTGTTATCCAAGGACCacctgcacccccacccccaccccctctcccacCTGGCCCTGTCCAGTCACCACCAgcagtcccccctccccctggaccccctccccctccccctcttccaccATCGGGGCCGCCTCCCCCACCACCTCCCCCCCTTCCTAACCAGGTTCCTCCCCCACCTCCGgcccctcctctgcctcctgcGGGTTTTTCCATGGGATCGATGTATGAAGACCACCGTCCTTTAACAGGACTAGCAGCTGCTCTTGCTGGAGCCAAACTCAGAAAAGTATCGCGG AATGAAGATTCTCCTAATACCAGTGGAGGAGCGAGCTCTGCTTCGCCCAAAACAGATACTGGCCGTGGGAATGGGCCGCTCCCGCTTGGAGGAAGTGGCTTAATGGAAGAAATGAGTGCCCTGCTGGCAAGAAG GAGACGAATTGCTGAGAAGGGATCATCAGAAGCagaaacaaaggaagaaaaaaat GAAGAACCAGAGCATTCAGCTTCAAAGCCTCCTTCAACAAGCACACCTG AACTAACAAGAAAGCCTTGGGAAAGAACGAGTGCAATGAATGGAAGCAAGTCACCCATTATCTCGAG ACCAAAATCTGCATCCTCTGGGCAACCCAGTACAAATGGAGTACAGTCTGAAGGGCTAGACTATGACAGATTGAAACAG
- the ENAH gene encoding protein enabled homolog isoform X4, whose amino-acid sequence MMEQVAEENLEIVIDSEQSICQARAAVMVYDDANKKWVPAGGSTGFSRVHIYHHTGNNTFRVVGRKIQDHQVVINCAIPKGLKYNQATQTFHQWRDARQVYGLNFGSKEDANVFASAMMHALEVLNSQDSGPTLPRQNAQLPPQVQNGPSQEDLEIQRRQLQEQQRQKELERERLERDRLERERLERERLERERLERERLEKERLERERLEQEHLERERLERERQERDRQERLERERQERERQEQERAEWERQEREHQDQLEREQLEWERERKLSSAAPPASVENSLNSVLGDSSASEPVLQTASQPIEPPPSQQGVIQGPPAPPPPPPLPPGPVQSPPAVPPPPGPPPPPPLPPSGPPPPPPPPLPNQVPPPPPAPPLPPAGFSMGSMYEDHRPLTGLAAALAGAKLRKVSRNEDSPNTSGGASSASPKTDTGRGNGPLPLGGSGLMEEMSALLARRRRIAEKGSSEAETKEEKNEEPEHSASKPPSTSTPELTRKPWERTSAMNGSKSPIISRPKSASSGQPSTNGVQSEGLDYDRLKQDILDEMRKELTKLKEELIDAIRQELSKSNTA is encoded by the exons TGAGCAGAGCATCTGCCAAGCACGGGCTGCTGTAATGGTCTATGATGATGCTAATAAGAAGTGGGTACCAGCTGGTGGATCTACTGGATTTAGCAGAGTTCATATATATCATCATACAGGCAACAATACATTTAGAGTAGTTGGCAGAAAGATTCAGGATCATCAG gtgGTAATAAATTGTGCCATTCCAAAAGGATTGAAGTACAATCAAGCAACACAGACGTTTCATCAGTGGCGGGATGCTAGGCAAGTGTACGGGCTCAACTTTGGCAGCAAAGAAGATGCCAATGTCTTCGCAAGTGCCATGATGCATGCCTTAGAAGTGTTAAATTCACAAGACTCTG GTCCAACGTTGCCTCGACAAAATGCACAACTTCCCCCACAGGTGCAAAATGGCCCATCACAAGAAGATTTAGAAATCCAGAGAAG GCAGCTGCAGGAGCAGCAACGGCAAAAGGAGTTGGAAAGGGAGCGGCTGGAACGCGACAGGCTGGAGCGCGAGAGGCTGGAGAGGGAAAGACTAGAACGAGAGAGACTGGAGCGCGAGAGGCTGGAGAAGGAGAGGCTGGAACGAGAGCGGCTAGAACAGGAGCACCTGGAGAGGGAGCGGCTGGAGAGGGAGCGGCAAGAGCGAGACCGGCAGGAgcgcctggagagagagaggcaagagcGGGAAAGGCAGGAGCAGGAGAGAGCAGAATGGGAAAGGCAAGAAAGGGAGCACCAGGACCAACTGGAAAGAGAGCAGCTGGaatgggaaagagaaagaaaactgtCAAGCGCTG CTCCCCCTGCCTCTGTTGAGAACTCTCTAAACTCTGTGCTGGGAGACTCCTCTGCTTCTGAGCCAGTCTTGCAGACAGCCTCTCAGCCGATTGAACCTCCTCCGTCCCAGCAGG gTGTTATCCAAGGACCacctgcacccccacccccaccccctctcccacCTGGCCCTGTCCAGTCACCACCAgcagtcccccctccccctggaccccctccccctccccctcttccaccATCGGGGCCGCCTCCCCCACCACCTCCCCCCCTTCCTAACCAGGTTCCTCCCCCACCTCCGgcccctcctctgcctcctgcGGGTTTTTCCATGGGATCGATGTATGAAGACCACCGTCCTTTAACAGGACTAGCAGCTGCTCTTGCTGGAGCCAAACTCAGAAAAGTATCGCGG AATGAAGATTCTCCTAATACCAGTGGAGGAGCGAGCTCTGCTTCGCCCAAAACAGATACTGGCCGTGGGAATGGGCCGCTCCCGCTTGGAGGAAGTGGCTTAATGGAAGAAATGAGTGCCCTGCTGGCAAGAAG GAGACGAATTGCTGAGAAGGGATCATCAGAAGCagaaacaaaggaagaaaaaaat GAAGAACCAGAGCATTCAGCTTCAAAGCCTCCTTCAACAAGCACACCTG AACTAACAAGAAAGCCTTGGGAAAGAACGAGTGCAATGAATGGAAGCAAGTCACCCATTATCTCGAG ACCAAAATCTGCATCCTCTGGGCAACCCAGTACAAATGGAGTACAGTCTGAAGGGCTAGACTATGACAGATTGAAACAG
- the ENAH gene encoding protein enabled homolog isoform X3 produces the protein MKVYRPPLILQRYDGPKVDRLLLQLQEQQRQKELERERLERDRLERERLERERLERERLERERLEKERLERERLEQEHLERERLERERQERDRQERLERERQERERQEQERAEWERQEREHQDQLEREQLEWERERKLSSAAPSYDNSPYSTSLPEYSSCQPPSAPPPSYAKAMSDSTPDYANVTSAQSVSSPPTPPLRHSASRFATSLGSAFHPVLPHYATVPRQVNKNSRPPSPVNPPAPLPPSTKSTTWSASSFAPLPPSPPVMISSPPGKATGPKPVLPIPVTAQLSQLSPSPTAPNGLPELANYPAPSPPTSGPTPPPSFQPLSLSGPQASSPSSPYASTPSSKPSVLPSPSAAPPASVENSLNSVLGDSSASEPVLQTASQPIEPPPSQQGVIQGPPAPPPPPPLPPGPVQSPPAVPPPPGPPPPPPLPPSGPPPPPPPPLPNQVPPPPPAPPLPPAGFSMGSMYEDHRPLTGLAAALAGAKLRKVSRNEDSPNTSGGASSASPKTDTGRGNGPLPLGGSGLMEEMSALLARRRRIAEKGSSEAETKEEKNEEPEHSASKPPSTSTPELTRKPWERTSAMNGSKSPIISRPKSASSGQPSTNGVQSEGLDYDRLKQDILDEMRKELTKLKEELIDAIRQELSKSNTA, from the exons ATGAAAGTGTATAGGCCTCCACTTATCCTTCAGAGGTATGATGGACCAAAGGTTGACCGGCTTCTGCT GCAGCTGCAGGAGCAGCAACGGCAAAAGGAGTTGGAAAGGGAGCGGCTGGAACGCGACAGGCTGGAGCGCGAGAGGCTGGAGAGGGAAAGACTAGAACGAGAGAGACTGGAGCGCGAGAGGCTGGAGAAGGAGAGGCTGGAACGAGAGCGGCTAGAACAGGAGCACCTGGAGAGGGAGCGGCTGGAGAGGGAGCGGCAAGAGCGAGACCGGCAGGAgcgcctggagagagagaggcaagagcGGGAAAGGCAGGAGCAGGAGAGAGCAGAATGGGAAAGGCAAGAAAGGGAGCACCAGGACCAACTGGAAAGAGAGCAGCTGGaatgggaaagagaaagaaaactgtCAAGCGCTG CTCCATCTTACGACAACTCCCCGTATAGTACTTCACTTCCTGAATACTCCAGTTGCCAGCCTCCTTCGGCACCACCTCCTTCATATGCTAAAGCAATGTCAGACTCTACTCCGGATTATGCTAATGTGACTTCTGCACAATCGGTTTCCTCTCCCCCTACACCACCACTAAGGCACTCCGCTTCACGTTTCGCTACATCTTTGGGCTCTGCCTTTCACCCCGTCCTTCCGCATTACGCCACAGTTCCTCGTCAAGTAAACAAAAATTCTCGGCCACCTTCACCCGTGAACCCCCCAGCCCCTTTGCCCCCTAGTACCAAGTCCACTACTTGGTCTGCTTCTAGTTTTGCAcctcttcccccttctcctcctgtaaTGATTAGCAGCCCCCCAGGCAAAGCCACTGGCCCAAAGCCTGTTCTCCCCATTCCAGTAACCGCTCAACTCTCCCAGTTGTCCCCATCCCCTACTGCACCCAATGGTCTTCCAGAACTGGCAAATTATCCAGCACCTTCGCCACCTACCTCTGGTCCAACGCCGCCACCTTCCTTTCAGCCTCTCTCGCTCTCTGGACCTCAAGCTTCCTCTCCAAGTTCCCCATATGCCTCGACTCCCTCATCCAAGCCTAGtgttctcccttctccctctgcAGCTCCCCCTGCCTCTGTTGAGAACTCTCTAAACTCTGTGCTGGGAGACTCCTCTGCTTCTGAGCCAGTCTTGCAGACAGCCTCTCAGCCGATTGAACCTCCTCCGTCCCAGCAGG gTGTTATCCAAGGACCacctgcacccccacccccaccccctctcccacCTGGCCCTGTCCAGTCACCACCAgcagtcccccctccccctggaccccctccccctccccctcttccaccATCGGGGCCGCCTCCCCCACCACCTCCCCCCCTTCCTAACCAGGTTCCTCCCCCACCTCCGgcccctcctctgcctcctgcGGGTTTTTCCATGGGATCGATGTATGAAGACCACCGTCCTTTAACAGGACTAGCAGCTGCTCTTGCTGGAGCCAAACTCAGAAAAGTATCGCGG AATGAAGATTCTCCTAATACCAGTGGAGGAGCGAGCTCTGCTTCGCCCAAAACAGATACTGGCCGTGGGAATGGGCCGCTCCCGCTTGGAGGAAGTGGCTTAATGGAAGAAATGAGTGCCCTGCTGGCAAGAAG GAGACGAATTGCTGAGAAGGGATCATCAGAAGCagaaacaaaggaagaaaaaaat GAAGAACCAGAGCATTCAGCTTCAAAGCCTCCTTCAACAAGCACACCTG AACTAACAAGAAAGCCTTGGGAAAGAACGAGTGCAATGAATGGAAGCAAGTCACCCATTATCTCGAG ACCAAAATCTGCATCCTCTGGGCAACCCAGTACAAATGGAGTACAGTCTGAAGGGCTAGACTATGACAGATTGAAACAG
- the ENAH gene encoding protein enabled homolog isoform X1, translating into MMEQVAEENLEIVIDSEQSICQARAAVMVYDDANKKWVPAGGSTGFSRVHIYHHTGNNTFRVVGRKIQDHQVVINCAIPKGLKYNQATQTFHQWRDARQVYGLNFGSKEDANVFASAMMHALEVLNSQDSGPTLPRQNAQLPPQVQNGPSQEDLEIQRRQLQEQQRQKELERERLERDRLERERLERERLERERLERERLEKERLERERLEQEHLERERLERERQERDRQERLERERQERERQEQERAEWERQEREHQDQLEREQLEWERERKLSSAAPSYDNSPYSTSLPEYSSCQPPSAPPPSYAKAMSDSTPDYANVTSAQSVSSPPTPPLRHSASRFATSLGSAFHPVLPHYATVPRQVNKNSRPPSPVNPPAPLPPSTKSTTWSASSFAPLPPSPPVMISSPPGKATGPKPVLPIPVTAQLSQLSPSPTAPNGLPELANYPAPSPPTSGPTPPPSFQPLSLSGPQASSPSSPYASTPSSKPSVLPSPSAAPPASVENSLNSVLGDSSASEPVLQTASQPIEPPPSQQGVIQGPPAPPPPPPLPPGPVQSPPAVPPPPGPPPPPPLPPSGPPPPPPPPLPNQVPPPPPAPPLPPAGFSMGSMYEDHRPLTGLAAALAGAKLRKVSRNEDSPNTSGGASSASPKTDTGRGNGPLPLGGSGLMEEMSALLARRRRIAEKGSSEAETKEEKNEEPEHSASKPPSTSTPELTRKPWERTSAMNGSKSPIISRPKSASSGQPSTNGVQSEGLDYDRLKQDILDEMRKELTKLKEELIDAIRQELSKSNTA; encoded by the exons TGAGCAGAGCATCTGCCAAGCACGGGCTGCTGTAATGGTCTATGATGATGCTAATAAGAAGTGGGTACCAGCTGGTGGATCTACTGGATTTAGCAGAGTTCATATATATCATCATACAGGCAACAATACATTTAGAGTAGTTGGCAGAAAGATTCAGGATCATCAG gtgGTAATAAATTGTGCCATTCCAAAAGGATTGAAGTACAATCAAGCAACACAGACGTTTCATCAGTGGCGGGATGCTAGGCAAGTGTACGGGCTCAACTTTGGCAGCAAAGAAGATGCCAATGTCTTCGCAAGTGCCATGATGCATGCCTTAGAAGTGTTAAATTCACAAGACTCTG GTCCAACGTTGCCTCGACAAAATGCACAACTTCCCCCACAGGTGCAAAATGGCCCATCACAAGAAGATTTAGAAATCCAGAGAAG GCAGCTGCAGGAGCAGCAACGGCAAAAGGAGTTGGAAAGGGAGCGGCTGGAACGCGACAGGCTGGAGCGCGAGAGGCTGGAGAGGGAAAGACTAGAACGAGAGAGACTGGAGCGCGAGAGGCTGGAGAAGGAGAGGCTGGAACGAGAGCGGCTAGAACAGGAGCACCTGGAGAGGGAGCGGCTGGAGAGGGAGCGGCAAGAGCGAGACCGGCAGGAgcgcctggagagagagaggcaagagcGGGAAAGGCAGGAGCAGGAGAGAGCAGAATGGGAAAGGCAAGAAAGGGAGCACCAGGACCAACTGGAAAGAGAGCAGCTGGaatgggaaagagaaagaaaactgtCAAGCGCTG CTCCATCTTACGACAACTCCCCGTATAGTACTTCACTTCCTGAATACTCCAGTTGCCAGCCTCCTTCGGCACCACCTCCTTCATATGCTAAAGCAATGTCAGACTCTACTCCGGATTATGCTAATGTGACTTCTGCACAATCGGTTTCCTCTCCCCCTACACCACCACTAAGGCACTCCGCTTCACGTTTCGCTACATCTTTGGGCTCTGCCTTTCACCCCGTCCTTCCGCATTACGCCACAGTTCCTCGTCAAGTAAACAAAAATTCTCGGCCACCTTCACCCGTGAACCCCCCAGCCCCTTTGCCCCCTAGTACCAAGTCCACTACTTGGTCTGCTTCTAGTTTTGCAcctcttcccccttctcctcctgtaaTGATTAGCAGCCCCCCAGGCAAAGCCACTGGCCCAAAGCCTGTTCTCCCCATTCCAGTAACCGCTCAACTCTCCCAGTTGTCCCCATCCCCTACTGCACCCAATGGTCTTCCAGAACTGGCAAATTATCCAGCACCTTCGCCACCTACCTCTGGTCCAACGCCGCCACCTTCCTTTCAGCCTCTCTCGCTCTCTGGACCTCAAGCTTCCTCTCCAAGTTCCCCATATGCCTCGACTCCCTCATCCAAGCCTAGtgttctcccttctccctctgcAGCTCCCCCTGCCTCTGTTGAGAACTCTCTAAACTCTGTGCTGGGAGACTCCTCTGCTTCTGAGCCAGTCTTGCAGACAGCCTCTCAGCCGATTGAACCTCCTCCGTCCCAGCAGG gTGTTATCCAAGGACCacctgcacccccacccccaccccctctcccacCTGGCCCTGTCCAGTCACCACCAgcagtcccccctccccctggaccccctccccctccccctcttccaccATCGGGGCCGCCTCCCCCACCACCTCCCCCCCTTCCTAACCAGGTTCCTCCCCCACCTCCGgcccctcctctgcctcctgcGGGTTTTTCCATGGGATCGATGTATGAAGACCACCGTCCTTTAACAGGACTAGCAGCTGCTCTTGCTGGAGCCAAACTCAGAAAAGTATCGCGG AATGAAGATTCTCCTAATACCAGTGGAGGAGCGAGCTCTGCTTCGCCCAAAACAGATACTGGCCGTGGGAATGGGCCGCTCCCGCTTGGAGGAAGTGGCTTAATGGAAGAAATGAGTGCCCTGCTGGCAAGAAG GAGACGAATTGCTGAGAAGGGATCATCAGAAGCagaaacaaaggaagaaaaaaat GAAGAACCAGAGCATTCAGCTTCAAAGCCTCCTTCAACAAGCACACCTG AACTAACAAGAAAGCCTTGGGAAAGAACGAGTGCAATGAATGGAAGCAAGTCACCCATTATCTCGAG ACCAAAATCTGCATCCTCTGGGCAACCCAGTACAAATGGAGTACAGTCTGAAGGGCTAGACTATGACAGATTGAAACAG
- the ENAH gene encoding protein enabled homolog isoform X2 yields the protein MSEQSICQARAAVMVYDDANKKWVPAGGSTGFSRVHIYHHTGNNTFRVVGRKIQDHQVVINCAIPKGLKYNQATQTFHQWRDARQVYGLNFGSKEDANVFASAMMHALEVLNSQDSGPTLPRQNAQLPPQVQNGPSQEDLEIQRRQLQEQQRQKELERERLERDRLERERLERERLERERLERERLEKERLERERLEQEHLERERLERERQERDRQERLERERQERERQEQERAEWERQEREHQDQLEREQLEWERERKLSSAAPSYDNSPYSTSLPEYSSCQPPSAPPPSYAKAMSDSTPDYANVTSAQSVSSPPTPPLRHSASRFATSLGSAFHPVLPHYATVPRQVNKNSRPPSPVNPPAPLPPSTKSTTWSASSFAPLPPSPPVMISSPPGKATGPKPVLPIPVTAQLSQLSPSPTAPNGLPELANYPAPSPPTSGPTPPPSFQPLSLSGPQASSPSSPYASTPSSKPSVLPSPSAAPPASVENSLNSVLGDSSASEPVLQTASQPIEPPPSQQGVIQGPPAPPPPPPLPPGPVQSPPAVPPPPGPPPPPPLPPSGPPPPPPPPLPNQVPPPPPAPPLPPAGFSMGSMYEDHRPLTGLAAALAGAKLRKVSRNEDSPNTSGGASSASPKTDTGRGNGPLPLGGSGLMEEMSALLARRRRIAEKGSSEAETKEEKNEEPEHSASKPPSTSTPELTRKPWERTSAMNGSKSPIISRPKSASSGQPSTNGVQSEGLDYDRLKQDILDEMRKELTKLKEELIDAIRQELSKSNTA from the exons TGAGCAGAGCATCTGCCAAGCACGGGCTGCTGTAATGGTCTATGATGATGCTAATAAGAAGTGGGTACCAGCTGGTGGATCTACTGGATTTAGCAGAGTTCATATATATCATCATACAGGCAACAATACATTTAGAGTAGTTGGCAGAAAGATTCAGGATCATCAG gtgGTAATAAATTGTGCCATTCCAAAAGGATTGAAGTACAATCAAGCAACACAGACGTTTCATCAGTGGCGGGATGCTAGGCAAGTGTACGGGCTCAACTTTGGCAGCAAAGAAGATGCCAATGTCTTCGCAAGTGCCATGATGCATGCCTTAGAAGTGTTAAATTCACAAGACTCTG GTCCAACGTTGCCTCGACAAAATGCACAACTTCCCCCACAGGTGCAAAATGGCCCATCACAAGAAGATTTAGAAATCCAGAGAAG GCAGCTGCAGGAGCAGCAACGGCAAAAGGAGTTGGAAAGGGAGCGGCTGGAACGCGACAGGCTGGAGCGCGAGAGGCTGGAGAGGGAAAGACTAGAACGAGAGAGACTGGAGCGCGAGAGGCTGGAGAAGGAGAGGCTGGAACGAGAGCGGCTAGAACAGGAGCACCTGGAGAGGGAGCGGCTGGAGAGGGAGCGGCAAGAGCGAGACCGGCAGGAgcgcctggagagagagaggcaagagcGGGAAAGGCAGGAGCAGGAGAGAGCAGAATGGGAAAGGCAAGAAAGGGAGCACCAGGACCAACTGGAAAGAGAGCAGCTGGaatgggaaagagaaagaaaactgtCAAGCGCTG CTCCATCTTACGACAACTCCCCGTATAGTACTTCACTTCCTGAATACTCCAGTTGCCAGCCTCCTTCGGCACCACCTCCTTCATATGCTAAAGCAATGTCAGACTCTACTCCGGATTATGCTAATGTGACTTCTGCACAATCGGTTTCCTCTCCCCCTACACCACCACTAAGGCACTCCGCTTCACGTTTCGCTACATCTTTGGGCTCTGCCTTTCACCCCGTCCTTCCGCATTACGCCACAGTTCCTCGTCAAGTAAACAAAAATTCTCGGCCACCTTCACCCGTGAACCCCCCAGCCCCTTTGCCCCCTAGTACCAAGTCCACTACTTGGTCTGCTTCTAGTTTTGCAcctcttcccccttctcctcctgtaaTGATTAGCAGCCCCCCAGGCAAAGCCACTGGCCCAAAGCCTGTTCTCCCCATTCCAGTAACCGCTCAACTCTCCCAGTTGTCCCCATCCCCTACTGCACCCAATGGTCTTCCAGAACTGGCAAATTATCCAGCACCTTCGCCACCTACCTCTGGTCCAACGCCGCCACCTTCCTTTCAGCCTCTCTCGCTCTCTGGACCTCAAGCTTCCTCTCCAAGTTCCCCATATGCCTCGACTCCCTCATCCAAGCCTAGtgttctcccttctccctctgcAGCTCCCCCTGCCTCTGTTGAGAACTCTCTAAACTCTGTGCTGGGAGACTCCTCTGCTTCTGAGCCAGTCTTGCAGACAGCCTCTCAGCCGATTGAACCTCCTCCGTCCCAGCAGG gTGTTATCCAAGGACCacctgcacccccacccccaccccctctcccacCTGGCCCTGTCCAGTCACCACCAgcagtcccccctccccctggaccccctccccctccccctcttccaccATCGGGGCCGCCTCCCCCACCACCTCCCCCCCTTCCTAACCAGGTTCCTCCCCCACCTCCGgcccctcctctgcctcctgcGGGTTTTTCCATGGGATCGATGTATGAAGACCACCGTCCTTTAACAGGACTAGCAGCTGCTCTTGCTGGAGCCAAACTCAGAAAAGTATCGCGG AATGAAGATTCTCCTAATACCAGTGGAGGAGCGAGCTCTGCTTCGCCCAAAACAGATACTGGCCGTGGGAATGGGCCGCTCCCGCTTGGAGGAAGTGGCTTAATGGAAGAAATGAGTGCCCTGCTGGCAAGAAG GAGACGAATTGCTGAGAAGGGATCATCAGAAGCagaaacaaaggaagaaaaaaat GAAGAACCAGAGCATTCAGCTTCAAAGCCTCCTTCAACAAGCACACCTG AACTAACAAGAAAGCCTTGGGAAAGAACGAGTGCAATGAATGGAAGCAAGTCACCCATTATCTCGAG ACCAAAATCTGCATCCTCTGGGCAACCCAGTACAAATGGAGTACAGTCTGAAGGGCTAGACTATGACAGATTGAAACAG